A single region of the Rhodococcus sp. W8901 genome encodes:
- a CDS encoding NmrA family NAD(P)-binding protein: MDADNLVLVPGAGGVGRVIVDRLRALDVPVRVMVRRVDDRADELSALGVEVVVGDLTRPETVAAALEGVGRMHFGMSVSPDHLLAATVVATVAREYGRLDGLVNLSQMTVSQMTTTSTAESHQQRLHWLAEQVFDWSGLPVVHVRPTVFLDNPLFTTLAARSIRENGTLALPFGTGRTSPVAVDDVARVAATVLRDPAPHVGHVYELTGPRTLDMVGVAEEFSRALGRSVRYVDVPPDRWLADVLPKAGLPRHTEQHIATMARLHRENRYARATDDVWRLTGVPAQTVEAFVAARRDFYLLGGDGTSPSLRSE, encoded by the coding sequence ATGGATGCCGACAACCTTGTTCTCGTTCCCGGCGCCGGCGGCGTGGGCCGCGTCATCGTCGACCGACTGCGCGCGCTCGACGTACCGGTTCGTGTGATGGTCCGCCGCGTCGATGATCGCGCCGACGAGTTGTCCGCGCTCGGCGTGGAGGTCGTCGTCGGCGATCTGACCAGGCCGGAGACCGTTGCGGCCGCGCTCGAGGGTGTGGGGCGGATGCATTTCGGAATGAGTGTGTCACCGGACCATCTGCTGGCGGCGACCGTGGTGGCCACCGTGGCGCGGGAATACGGGAGGCTCGACGGTCTGGTGAACCTGTCGCAGATGACGGTGTCGCAGATGACCACCACCAGCACGGCGGAGTCGCACCAACAGCGACTGCACTGGCTGGCGGAGCAGGTATTCGACTGGTCAGGGTTGCCGGTGGTCCACGTGCGACCGACGGTGTTCCTGGACAATCCGCTGTTCACCACGCTGGCTGCGCGGTCGATCCGGGAGAACGGGACGCTCGCGCTGCCGTTCGGTACCGGGCGCACGTCACCGGTCGCCGTCGACGACGTCGCCCGGGTGGCCGCCACCGTTCTGCGCGACCCGGCCCCGCACGTCGGACATGTCTACGAACTGACGGGTCCACGCACTCTCGACATGGTCGGCGTGGCCGAGGAGTTCTCACGGGCGCTCGGGCGCTCGGTGCGCTATGTGGACGTACCGCCGGACCGGTGGCTGGCCGATGTGCTCCCGAAGGCGGGACTGCCACGACACACCGAGCAACACATCGCAACCATGGCCCGGCTGCACCGGGAGAATCGCTACGCCCGCGCGACCGACGACGTCTGGCGCCTGACCGGCGTGCCGGCACAGACTGTCGAGGCGTTCGTGGCCGCACGCCGGGACTTCTATCTGCTCGGCGGAGATGGGACGAGCCCGTCACTCCGATCGGAGTGA
- a CDS encoding C40 family peptidase, translated as MALKNTRLTRTTRGLLLGAVAAGAIMIPAAPAMAQPFTAPSWGSSSVEVTPVAGSTGQAAANAAQSKIGSPYVWGATGPNSFDCSGLVQWSYKQAGKSVPRTSYDQVSGGTPVSKSNLQPGDVIGFYGSDHVGIYIGNGKVVHAPTEGENVKVSSIDAMPFSGASRY; from the coding sequence ATGGCCCTGAAGAACACCCGCTTGACCCGTACCACCCGCGGCCTGCTGCTCGGCGCCGTCGCCGCCGGCGCGATCATGATCCCCGCCGCTCCCGCCATGGCGCAGCCGTTCACGGCGCCCAGCTGGGGCAGCAGCTCGGTCGAGGTCACCCCGGTCGCCGGCTCCACCGGCCAGGCCGCCGCAAACGCAGCCCAGTCCAAGATCGGCTCACCCTACGTGTGGGGCGCGACCGGCCCGAACTCGTTCGACTGCTCCGGCCTCGTCCAGTGGTCCTACAAGCAGGCCGGCAAGTCCGTCCCGCGTACCAGCTACGACCAGGTCTCGGGCGGCACCCCCGTCTCCAAGTCGAACCTCCAGCCCGGTGACGTCATCGGCTTCTACGGCTCGGATCACGTCGGCATCTACATCGGCAACGGCAAGGTCGTCCACGCGCCCACCGAGGGCGAGAACGTGAAGGTCTCGTCGATCGACGCGATGCCTTTCTCCGGCGCGAGCCGCTACTGA